From a region of the Lactuca sativa cultivar Salinas chromosome 4, Lsat_Salinas_v11, whole genome shotgun sequence genome:
- the LOC111890276 gene encoding putative receptor protein kinase ZmPK1 — protein sequence MAAAFLFQVLVFVLLTHTPLISPSPTPPSQPLVLNPGSSLSVENKNDILISPNGLYTAGFYSVGENAYCFSVWFTKPLADGSHTIVWMANRDVPVNGKRSKLSLLKTGNLVLQDADQPLPIWTTTIRDSTESAQLKMNNSGNLYLQNHDNQIIWQSFGSPTDTLLPDQQLTKDTPLVSSRSLTNYSSGFYKLFFDNDNVIRLVYNGPKVAGVYWPSPELRAWESGRSTYGSRRIATLDFSGRFISSDSLFFNTSDAGIQPLRRLTMDVDGNFRAYSLDEIRGVWQVTWQAMSESCRIHGSCGENSTCSNNPTHGRKCSCLPNHKMINHTDWSYGCEPEFEPTLCDNGEDNFLELPHTDFYGYDAKYMPNITLDGCKQQCLNICNCKGFQFKYDRTKGIFLCYAKFKLVNGFSSVSFNGSMYLKLPKTLPISSINNNVVQRFTLNCSEIPTIQLPRAYDKNPNEDSIKSLKIFTYVFGTLEIICIMYFFYKTRNPYNKSQGYLQAATGFKRFSYQELKKATKNFSKEIGRGGGGIVYKGLLSDNRVAAIKRLKQISNNQAEAELLAEITTLGKLNHMNLIEMWGYCAEKNHRLLVYEYMENGSLAQNLHSKKLDWSKRFDIAIGSAKGLAYLHEECLEWVLHCDVKPHNILLDSDFKPKVADFGLSKLLERDGTCNSEFKKARGTRGYMAPEWLFINRPITSKVDVYSYGVVMLEMITGCSQRSDLSGQSERKLANWVKEKIVAAGGKNDWIAEVVDVNVNGEYNMRRMEILIMLALQCSEEDEDARPTMSQVVDLLLHVKEDD from the coding sequence ATGGCTGCGGCTTTTCTTTTCCAAGTGCTTGTTTTTGTGTTACTAACCCATACACCATTGATATCTCCCTCTCCAACTCCTCCATCACAACCACTGGTATTAAACCCTGGTTCATCTCTCTCAGTGGAGAACAAAAATGACATTTTGATCTCACCTAACGGCCTTTATACAGCCGGATTTTACAGTGTTGGAGAGAATGCATATTGTTTTTCAGTATGGTTTACTAAACCACTCGCAGATGGAAGTCACACCATTGTTTGGATGGCTAATCGAGATGTACCAGTTAATGGAAAACGTTCAAAGCTTTCCCTCCTAAAAACTGGAAATCTGGTTCTACAAGATGCAGATCAACCATTACCAATATGGACCACAACTATAAGAGATTCAACAGAATCTGCACAGTTGAAAATGAATAACTCAGGAAATCTTTATCTTCAAAATCATGATAATCAAATTATTTGGCAAAGCTTTGGCTCCCCAACAGATACCCTTCTTCCCGATCAACAGCTTACGAAAGATACACCACTTGTTTCTTCAAGAAGCTTAACAAACTACTCTTCGGGGTTCTACAAGCTCTTTTTTGACAACGATAATGTCATTAGACTTGTGTATAATGGACCTAAAGTTGCAGGCGTTTATTGGCCATCTCCTGAGCTACGTGCATGGGAATCTGGAAGGTCCACTTATGGTAGCCGAAGGATTGCTACCCTTGATTTCTCTGGTCGTTTCATCTCAAGTGATAGTCTTTTCTTCAACACATCGGATGCTGGAATTCAGCCATTGAGAAGGTTGACTATGGATGTTGATGGTAACTTCCGTGCCTACAGTCTCGATGAGATCAGAGGAGTATGGCAAGTTACATGGCAAGCTATGTCCGAAAGTTGCAGAATTCATGGAAGTTGTGGAGAAAATAGTACGTGTTCTAACAATCCTACACATGGTAGGAAGTGCTCCTGTTTACCAAATCACAAAATGATCAATCACACAGATTGGTCATATGGTTGTGAACCAGAATTCGAGCCGACATTATGTGATAATGGCGAAGATAATTTCCTAGAACTTCCTCACACCGATTTTTATGGCTATGATGCTAAATACATGCCGAATATAACACTAGATGGGTGTAAGCAACAGTGCTTAAACATCTGCAATTGCAAAGGGTTCCAGTTCAAATACGATAGAACCAAAGGGATTTTTCTTTGTTACGCAAAGTTTAAGTTGGTGAATGGATTCTCTTCGGTGAGTTTTAATGGTTCCATGTATCTAAAGCTACCAAAAACTCTACCCATATCTTCAATTAACAACAACGTTGTTCAGCGATTCACCTTAAACTGCAGTGAGATACCAACAATCCAACTTCCTAGAGCTTATGATAAGAACCCAAATGAAGATTCCATTAAGTCCCTGAAAATATTTACATATGTATTTGGAACACTGGAGATCATATGCATTATGTACTTCTTTTATAAAACCCGAAATCCATACAACAAATCACAAGGTTACCTTCAAGCTGCTACAGGATTTAAGAGATTCAGctatcaagaattgaagaaagccACTAAAAATTTCAGCAAAGAGATAGGGAGAGGAGGTGGTGGAATTGTGTACAAAGGATTATTGTCAGACAATCGAGTCGCAGCAATCAAACGTCTTAAACAAATTAGCAACAACCAAGCTGAAGCCGAACTTCTAGCAGAGATAACTACCCTTGGGAAGCTAAACCACATGAATTTGATCGAGATGTGGGGATATTGTGCTGAGAAAAATCACAGATTGTTGGTTTATGAGTACATGGAGAATGGATCATTGGCTCAAAATTTACATTCCAAGAAACTAGATTGGAGTAAGAGATTTGACATTGCAATAGGCTCTGCAAAAGGCTTAGCTTATCTACATGAAGAATGCTTGGAGTGGGTTTTGCATTGTGATGTTAAGCCTCATAATATATTGCTCGATAGTGATTTCAAACCCAAGGTGGCGGATTTTGGATTGTCGAAGTTATTGGAAAGAGATGGAACGTGTAATTCAGAGTTTAAGAAAGCAAGAGGCACAAGAGGTTACATGGCTCCAGAATGGTTGTTTATCAATCGTCCAATAACCTCAAAAGTTGATGTATATAGCTATGGCGTTGTGATGTTGGAGATGATAACGGGTTGTAGCCAAAGAAGTGATCTAAGTGGGCAATCTGAGAGAAAGCTTGCGAACTGGGTGAAGGAAAAGATAGTAGCAGCTGGTGGAAAGAATGACTGGATTGCAGAAGTTGTAGATGTTAATGTCAATGGCGAATATAACATGCGTAGAATGGAAATTTTGATTATGCTAGCGTTACAGTGTTCAGAGGAAGATGAAGATGCAAGACCAACTATGAGCCAGGTTGTGGATTTGCTGCTGCATGTTAAAGAAGATGATTAA